The following proteins come from a genomic window of Rubrobacter aplysinae:
- a CDS encoding vitamin K epoxide reductase family protein — protein sequence MGEGGLRGLLAAVSVAGLAVSLYLTWVYAAGAAPVCAGDGQGCETVQSSPYSSLLGVPITALGLLGYAGLLVSAAFRGFIVALSGLFLALLGTLFSGYLTWLELFVIEAICQWCVASAVLMVAALALTALRLRYS from the coding sequence TTGGGCGAAGGTGGACTCCGGGGCCTGCTGGCCGCCGTCTCGGTGGCGGGGCTCGCGGTTAGCCTGTATCTAACCTGGGTCTACGCCGCGGGCGCCGCCCCGGTGTGCGCCGGTGACGGGCAGGGCTGCGAAACGGTCCAGAGCAGCCCTTACTCAAGCCTCCTTGGCGTGCCCATAACGGCTCTCGGGCTCCTGGGCTACGCCGGGCTCCTGGTCTCTGCCGCCTTCCGCGGGTTTATCGTGGCGCTCTCCGGCCTGTTCCTCGCGCTGCTGGGGACGCTGTTCAGCGGGTACCTGACCTGGCTGGAGCTGTTCGTGATCGAGGCCATCTGCCAGTGGTGCGTGGCGAGCGCCGTGCTGATGGTCGCCGCCCTGGCTCTGACCGCGTTGCGTCTGCGTTACAGTTAG
- a CDS encoding DsbA family protein: protein MNEKRFAPWMIAAVILAAFVVAGVLVGLSQLGGTSAEDEGEEVQSLMSGIPQDGERLGQEDAPVEIRVYEDLQCPACAQFTRDSLSQIIEEHVEPGEAKLVSETLAFIGPDSVPAAKAALAAGEQNRHWQYATLFFLNQGEENGGYVTDEFMTNIAEQTRGLKVEQWNESREDDELESRLQEVQDTASDNGVESTPTIVVSGPGGERELVGAVPAEDVTQAIEEVE from the coding sequence ATGAATGAGAAGCGATTCGCCCCCTGGATGATAGCGGCCGTGATCCTGGCGGCCTTCGTGGTCGCCGGGGTGCTCGTCGGCCTCAGCCAGCTCGGCGGGACGAGCGCGGAAGACGAAGGGGAGGAGGTGCAGAGCCTCATGTCCGGCATCCCGCAGGACGGGGAGAGGCTCGGGCAGGAAGACGCGCCGGTCGAGATCCGGGTCTACGAGGATCTCCAGTGCCCGGCCTGCGCCCAGTTTACCCGCGACTCCCTCTCCCAGATCATCGAGGAGCACGTTGAGCCCGGCGAGGCCAAGCTGGTCTCCGAGACCCTGGCGTTTATCGGGCCGGACTCGGTGCCGGCCGCGAAGGCGGCGCTGGCCGCCGGGGAGCAGAACCGCCACTGGCAGTACGCCACCCTGTTCTTCTTGAACCAGGGCGAGGAGAACGGCGGCTACGTGACCGACGAGTTCATGACCAACATCGCAGAGCAGACGCGGGGGCTGAAGGTCGAGCAGTGGAACGAGAGCCGCGAAGACGACGAGCTCGAGTCCAGGCTCCAGGAGGTACAGGATACGGCCTCCGACAACGGGGTGGAGAGCACGCCGACCATCGTCGTGAGCGGTCCCGGCGGGGAGCGCGAGCTGGTCGGCGCGGTCCCGGCCGAGGACGTGACCCAGGCTATAGAAGAAGTGGAGTAG
- a CDS encoding DF family (seleno)protein, whose product MQAMRVELLYFEGCPSAGAAEHNLREALGLEGVRAEVVPVRVETDDAAERLRFPGSPTVRLGGEDAFPVSEERERWALGCRTYVTPEGLRGSPTVGMFRSAIRAAAGE is encoded by the coding sequence ATGCAGGCTATGAGGGTCGAGCTACTGTACTTCGAGGGTTGTCCGAGCGCCGGGGCCGCCGAGCATAATCTGCGGGAGGCTCTGGGGCTGGAAGGTGTAAGGGCGGAGGTGGTGCCCGTGCGGGTGGAGACCGACGATGCGGCGGAGAGGCTCCGTTTTCCCGGTAGCCCGACGGTCCGGCTCGGGGGCGAGGATGCCTTTCCCGTATCGGAGGAGCGGGAGCGGTGGGCGCTCGGGTGCCGGACGTATGTTACGCCGGAAGGCCTGCGGGGGTCTCCTACGGTCGGGATGTTCCGCTCGGCGATCCGGGCGGCCGCTGGAGAGTAG
- a CDS encoding superoxide dismutase, with the protein MAYDLPSLPYDYNALEPVIDEETMHLHHEKHHNTYVTNLNSALENHPDSDKGSIEELLADLDSLPEEIRTAVRNNGGGHSNHSMFWQIMSPEGGGSPAGELGSAIDDSFGSFDQFKEQWAAAAAPGALFGSGWAWLIAAPDGSLRIERTANQDSPLMEGKLPVIGLDCWEHAYYLKYQNRRPDYINAWWDVVDWQEAERRFQAAKS; encoded by the coding sequence ATGGCCTACGATCTACCATCGCTGCCCTACGATTACAACGCGCTGGAGCCGGTCATCGACGAGGAGACGATGCACCTGCACCACGAGAAGCATCACAACACCTACGTGACCAACCTCAACTCGGCGCTGGAGAACCATCCCGACTCCGACAAGGGCTCCATCGAGGAGCTGCTCGCCGACCTAGACAGCCTCCCGGAGGAGATCCGCACGGCGGTCCGCAACAACGGCGGCGGTCACTCAAACCATTCGATGTTCTGGCAGATCATGTCCCCCGAGGGCGGCGGGTCTCCGGCAGGAGAGCTCGGGAGCGCGATAGACGACAGCTTCGGCTCGTTCGACCAGTTCAAGGAGCAGTGGGCAGCGGCGGCCGCGCCGGGCGCACTCTTCGGGTCGGGCTGGGCATGGCTCATCGCCGCGCCGGACGGTAGCTTGCGCATCGAGCGGACGGCGAACCAGGACTCCCCGCTCATGGAGGGCAAGCTGCCCGTCATAGGGCTCGACTGCTGGGAGCACGCCTACTACCTCAAGTACCAGAACCGTCGTCCCGACTACATAAACGCCTGGTGGGACGTGGTCGACTGGCAGGAGGCCGAGCGCCGCTTCCAGGCCGCCAAGAGCTAG
- a CDS encoding FAD-dependent oxidoreductase, translating into MRLAVVGGVAAGTKAASRARRVDPELDIVLYQEEPDTSISECGLPYRLSGTVGSRDSLIARTPEEFGEKGIEARVLHRVERVDHERRVLTGRNLKTGEPFEEGYDRLLISTGARAKMPPFEGSELAGVFPLRFLTDSDAILEHIREHSPGRAAVVGGGYIGLEVAENLVSLGLEVTLVESAGHVAAAYGSEVAGKIQDHLAEKGVSVHTGQRVDGFSDGGHGDGQVRSISFEGREAPAELVIVGAGIEPVVELAEEAGAEIGVTGAIRVNERMETSLPGVWAAGDNVESSHLVGGAPTWAPLGDTANQMGRVAGTNAALADGDTPLEFPGVLGTGIFKVFDLGVAKTGLLESDAAEAGFSPVSATVEAGSSAGYYPGGQEVFLKLVADKDSGRVLGAETCGAQADKMVDICATALWGRLTVADLINLDLAYAPPFGPALSPVIQAATIISGKL; encoded by the coding sequence ATGCGGCTAGCGGTAGTAGGCGGGGTTGCGGCGGGGACCAAGGCGGCCTCCAGGGCCCGCCGGGTCGACCCGGAGCTTGATATCGTGCTCTACCAGGAGGAGCCGGACACTTCCATCAGCGAGTGCGGTCTGCCCTACCGGCTTTCGGGGACGGTCGGGAGCCGGGATAGCTTGATCGCCCGCACCCCGGAGGAGTTCGGGGAGAAGGGTATCGAGGCCCGGGTGCTCCACAGGGTCGAGCGCGTGGACCACGAGCGGCGGGTCCTTACCGGACGTAACCTGAAGACCGGCGAGCCTTTCGAGGAGGGCTACGACCGGCTCCTGATCTCAACCGGAGCCCGGGCGAAGATGCCGCCTTTCGAGGGCTCGGAACTCGCGGGTGTCTTCCCGCTACGCTTTCTGACGGACTCCGACGCCATCCTGGAGCACATCCGCGAGCACTCCCCCGGGCGGGCTGCGGTCGTGGGCGGTGGATATATCGGCCTCGAGGTGGCGGAGAACCTCGTCAGCCTCGGCCTGGAGGTCACCCTGGTCGAGAGCGCGGGGCACGTCGCCGCCGCCTACGGCTCGGAGGTCGCCGGCAAGATACAAGACCACCTGGCCGAGAAGGGCGTCTCCGTCCACACCGGACAGAGGGTGGACGGCTTCTCCGACGGCGGGCACGGGGACGGCCAGGTGCGGTCCATAAGCTTCGAGGGCCGCGAGGCGCCGGCCGAGCTGGTGATAGTCGGGGCCGGTATCGAGCCGGTGGTGGAGCTCGCAGAGGAGGCCGGGGCAGAGATCGGCGTTACGGGTGCGATCCGGGTGAACGAGCGCATGGAGACCAGCCTGCCGGGCGTCTGGGCCGCGGGTGACAACGTGGAGAGCTCCCATCTCGTCGGCGGTGCTCCTACCTGGGCGCCGCTGGGCGACACCGCGAACCAGATGGGCCGTGTGGCAGGCACGAACGCCGCCCTGGCCGACGGCGATACGCCGCTAGAGTTCCCCGGCGTGCTGGGGACCGGGATCTTCAAGGTATTCGACCTCGGCGTGGCGAAGACGGGCCTCCTGGAGAGCGATGCGGCGGAGGCCGGCTTCTCCCCGGTAAGCGCCACCGTGGAGGCCGGGAGCAGCGCGGGCTACTACCCGGGCGGCCAGGAGGTGTTCCTGAAGCTCGTCGCCGACAAGGACTCCGGCAGGGTCCTCGGGGCCGAGACCTGCGGCGCACAGGCCGACAAGATGGTGGACATCTGCGCCACCGCCCTCTGGGGCCGGCTAACCGTCGCGGACCTGATCAACCTGGACCTCGCCTACGCCCCGCCTTTCGGGCCCGCACTCAGCCCGGTAATACAGGCCGCGACGATCATCTCCGGGAAGCTGTAA
- a CDS encoding MFS transporter, with translation MTRPRVGLIRLAITALFFVNGMVMASWFVRIPAVKSGLGLSAGQLGFALLCVAAGSILMMSLASGLVERFGASRVLVAGAPLLCLGLSLPALAPSLPTLSAAGLVLGAGNGLMNVALNSRASQLEQEYGRPIMSSFHALFSLGGFGASVAGGLVASAGVEASVHLPLTALALVAAAGVFFPLLFRDGKGGVEAEPTTGEAVETRAGKRPSMPAPVVLLLGVIGFSVLFGEGAMADWSAVYLRGLGTTEGVAAAGYALFSLAMATGRLTGDRLTELLGAASLVRFGGLLGAMGLAVVLLTGWPPLALLGFGVIGLGFSTIFPLTLSTAGKTGKVPSATIAFVSACGYGGFLFGPAVIGFVAQLTALSFSLVTVILLSILVAVAARALGPGRTGRTVAHEPA, from the coding sequence ATGACTCGGCCGAGGGTAGGCCTGATCCGGCTGGCGATCACGGCTTTGTTCTTTGTAAACGGGATGGTAATGGCGAGCTGGTTCGTCAGGATACCGGCGGTGAAGTCGGGGCTCGGGCTCTCGGCCGGTCAGCTAGGCTTTGCGCTCTTATGCGTGGCGGCCGGTTCCATACTGATGATGTCTCTCGCGAGCGGTCTGGTGGAGCGCTTCGGGGCGAGCCGGGTGCTCGTGGCCGGCGCCCCGCTCCTGTGCCTCGGGCTGTCCCTGCCGGCGCTGGCGCCGAGCCTGCCCACGCTCTCGGCGGCCGGGCTCGTGCTCGGCGCGGGCAACGGCCTGATGAACGTGGCCCTCAACTCCCGGGCCTCGCAGCTAGAGCAGGAGTATGGGCGGCCGATCATGTCTTCCTTCCACGCCCTGTTCAGTCTCGGCGGGTTCGGGGCCTCCGTCGCGGGCGGGCTCGTCGCCTCCGCCGGGGTCGAAGCCTCCGTGCACCTGCCGCTCACCGCGCTCGCGCTCGTGGCGGCCGCGGGGGTGTTCTTCCCGCTCTTGTTCAGAGACGGTAAGGGTGGTGTAGAGGCGGAGCCCACTACCGGGGAGGCCGTCGAGACCCGGGCCGGAAAGCGGCCGTCGATGCCCGCCCCGGTGGTCCTGCTGCTCGGGGTGATCGGCTTCAGCGTGCTCTTCGGGGAGGGCGCGATGGCGGACTGGAGCGCCGTGTATCTGCGGGGGCTGGGAACAACCGAGGGTGTTGCCGCCGCCGGGTACGCCCTATTCTCACTGGCGATGGCGACCGGCCGGCTGACGGGCGACAGGCTCACGGAGCTGCTCGGGGCGGCGAGCCTCGTGCGGTTCGGGGGGCTCCTGGGCGCGATGGGGCTCGCCGTGGTGCTGCTCACGGGCTGGCCGCCGCTGGCCCTGCTCGGCTTCGGCGTAATCGGTCTCGGTTTCTCCACGATATTCCCGCTAACCCTGAGCACCGCGGGCAAGACCGGCAAGGTCCCCTCGGCGACCATCGCGTTCGTCTCGGCCTGCGGCTACGGCGGATTCCTGTTCGGCCCCGCTGTAATAGGATTCGTCGCCCAGCTTACCGCGTTGAGCTTCTCTCTGGTTACCGTGATCCTGCTCAGCATCCTCGTGGCGGTAGCCGCCCGCGCACTGGGCCCCGGCAGAACGGGTAGGACGGTGGCGCACGAACCAGCGTAA
- a CDS encoding aldo/keto reductase, translated as MQTGQTVSLGGMEVPALGVGAWAWGTKNSWGYGREYGREDVAAAFGASLEDGVTVVDTAEVYGNGASERIIGELLRERRSGSGNAGPAGPVLATKFAPLPYRVQARSLLKALDGSLARLGVEGVDLYQIHFPSPVMRVEPLMDALAEAVKEGKARQVGVSNYGASAMNRAHDRLARHGVRLASNQVHYSLLNRDPETNGVLEACRDLGVTLIAYSPLAQGLLTGKYAPGDGENRPAGMVRRFGKSFSEKNLQKIQPVVEILREIGAAHEREPSQVALNWLVGRQGVLPIPGAKNERQARQNAGALGWDMTPGERERLDLATLGWR; from the coding sequence ATGCAGACCGGGCAGACGGTAAGCCTGGGCGGGATGGAGGTGCCGGCTCTCGGGGTCGGGGCCTGGGCCTGGGGCACGAAGAACTCCTGGGGCTACGGCAGGGAGTATGGCCGCGAAGACGTGGCAGCGGCCTTCGGGGCCAGCCTGGAGGACGGCGTCACGGTGGTGGACACCGCCGAGGTCTACGGCAACGGCGCTTCGGAGAGGATTATCGGTGAGCTGCTGCGCGAGAGACGCTCCGGCTCCGGTAATGCAGGGCCTGCGGGGCCCGTCCTGGCGACGAAGTTCGCCCCGCTGCCATACCGTGTGCAGGCGCGGTCGCTGCTCAAGGCGCTGGACGGTAGCCTCGCGCGGCTCGGGGTGGAGGGCGTGGACCTGTATCAGATCCACTTCCCCTCGCCCGTGATGCGCGTCGAGCCCCTGATGGACGCGCTCGCCGAGGCGGTAAAGGAGGGCAAGGCGCGGCAGGTCGGCGTCTCCAACTACGGCGCCAGCGCCATGAATCGCGCCCACGACCGGCTGGCCCGGCACGGCGTGAGGCTCGCCTCCAACCAGGTCCACTACAGCCTCCTCAACCGCGACCCGGAGACCAACGGCGTGCTCGAAGCCTGCCGCGACCTCGGCGTGACCCTGATCGCCTACAGCCCGCTCGCCCAGGGCCTCCTTACCGGCAAGTACGCCCCGGGGGACGGGGAAAACAGGCCCGCCGGCATGGTCCGGCGCTTCGGAAAGAGCTTCTCGGAGAAGAACCTCCAGAAGATACAGCCGGTGGTGGAGATCCTGCGGGAGATCGGCGCCGCCCACGAGCGTGAGCCCTCGCAGGTCGCGCTAAACTGGCTCGTCGGCCGTCAGGGCGTCCTCCCGATACCGGGGGCCAAGAACGAGCGCCAGGCCCGCCAAAACGCCGGGGCGCTCGGCTGGGACATGACCCCCGGGGAGCGCGAGCGCCTCGATCTCGCCACCCTGGGATGGCGCTAG
- a CDS encoding TrpB-like pyridoxal phosphate-dependent enzyme, whose amino-acid sequence MEKLERTKFLLGEERLPQSWYNVVGDLPFELDPPLDPATREPVGPEAFAPIFPEEIIRQEVSASDVPIPEEVRETYALWRPTPLFRARRLEKLLDTPARIYYKYEGVSPSGSHKPNTAVPQAYYNREEGVRRLATETGAGQWGSSLAFACQAMDLDCTVYMVRVSYDQKPYRRAMMQTYGATVHPSPSDLTQAGRDILAADPDSPGSLGIAISEAVEDAVGEDDTKYSLGSVLNHVLLHQTVIGQEAIEQMDLAGEYPDVVVGCAGGGSNFGGVAFPFLGENLKNGRDTRLLAVEPASCPTLTRGRFTYDFGDTAGLTPMMKMHTLGHSFVPSGIHAGGLRYHGESPILSALVHHGLVEARSYPQNPTFEAGVLFARAEGIVPAPEVTHAIKATMDLAVEARQSGEEKVILFNLCGHGHFDLAAYERYMAGELPDLEHPDEEIQKAVARIPGQPA is encoded by the coding sequence TTGGAGAAGCTAGAGCGCACGAAGTTTCTGCTGGGCGAGGAGAGGCTGCCACAGAGCTGGTACAACGTCGTGGGGGATCTCCCGTTTGAGCTGGACCCGCCGCTCGATCCGGCGACCAGAGAGCCGGTCGGCCCCGAGGCGTTCGCCCCGATTTTCCCGGAGGAGATCATCCGCCAGGAGGTCTCTGCTTCTGACGTTCCCATCCCCGAGGAGGTGCGCGAGACCTACGCCCTGTGGCGTCCGACCCCGCTGTTCCGGGCCCGCAGGCTGGAGAAGCTCCTGGATACCCCGGCTCGCATCTACTACAAGTACGAGGGCGTGAGCCCCTCCGGCAGCCACAAGCCGAACACCGCCGTTCCCCAGGCCTACTACAACCGCGAGGAGGGCGTGAGACGGCTCGCCACCGAGACCGGGGCCGGCCAGTGGGGCTCCTCTCTGGCGTTTGCCTGCCAGGCGATGGACCTGGACTGCACCGTGTACATGGTGCGCGTCAGCTACGATCAGAAGCCCTACCGCCGGGCCATGATGCAGACCTACGGCGCGACCGTCCACCCGAGCCCCTCGGATCTCACGCAGGCTGGCCGGGATATTCTGGCCGCCGACCCGGACTCGCCCGGCTCTTTGGGCATAGCGATAAGCGAGGCCGTCGAGGATGCGGTCGGCGAGGATGACACCAAGTACTCCCTCGGCAGCGTCCTGAACCACGTCTTGTTACACCAGACGGTCATAGGACAAGAAGCAATCGAGCAGATGGATCTCGCCGGAGAGTACCCTGACGTGGTCGTCGGCTGCGCCGGCGGGGGCTCGAACTTTGGCGGCGTCGCGTTCCCGTTTCTCGGCGAAAACCTGAAAAACGGCCGCGATACCCGCCTGCTCGCAGTCGAGCCGGCCTCCTGTCCCACCCTCACCCGGGGGCGCTTCACCTACGACTTCGGCGACACCGCGGGCCTGACCCCGATGATGAAGATGCACACCCTCGGGCACTCCTTCGTTCCCTCCGGCATACACGCCGGAGGGCTTCGTTACCACGGCGAGTCGCCCATACTCAGCGCGCTGGTGCACCACGGTCTCGTCGAGGCCCGCTCCTACCCGCAGAACCCGACCTTCGAGGCCGGGGTCCTCTTTGCCCGCGCCGAGGGCATAGTCCCCGCACCGGAGGTCACGCACGCCATAAAGGCGACGATGGACCTCGCCGTAGAGGCCCGCCAGAGCGGGGAGGAGAAGGTGATCCTGTTCAACCTCTGTGGCCACGGCCACTTCGACCTCGCCGCCTATGAGCGGTACATGGCCGGAGAGCTGCCGGACCTCGAACATCCCGACGAGGAGATACAGAAAGCGGTCGCCCGGATACCCGGCCAGCCAGCGTGA
- a CDS encoding S9 family peptidase: MLPYSFDRYLKIRSAYAPTWSPDGRRIAFLTDITGVPQVWEVPAGGGWPDQLTFHEERVSGVEYSPVGDRGDSLMFSMDSGGDEKAQIHLIEGSDEYDVTRDPDAIHYPGGFSPDGSRIAYTATRRNGTDFDVYVQPLDAPDGEPEMVWEVSGYHTVADWGHDGTYLIVSRHSSNLDNDLYSLDLGSGEARLLTPHEGEARFQGVQVAPDGTRLFVATDRDGDFVRLARLDVSTLELEYLTPDDRDVEEVELSPDGRYLAVSRNVDGYSQVMLFSGRGRRMPDPEIPSGIVEGFAFSPDSRSLAFTLTAPDRNPDVWVLDLGASEGGLRRVTRSATAGIPPATFRRPEVVRHEASDGLEIPGLLYEPDRENAPVVINVHGGPEGQARPGFGAVTQYLLQRGYAVYLPNVRGSTGYGKHYTHLDDVRLRMDSVRDLADAAGWLRGRGHERVAVMGGSYGGFMVLAAMTEYPELWSAGVDIVGIANFVSFLENTGSYRRALREPEYGSLERDRDFLQSISPIHKAEEIAAPLMVIHGKNDPRVPVGEAEQIVERVRESGGEVEYLLYEDEGHGLAKLENRLEAYPKIADFLDVHLSG, translated from the coding sequence ATGCTGCCCTACAGCTTCGACCGCTATCTCAAGATCCGCAGCGCCTACGCCCCGACCTGGTCTCCCGACGGGCGCAGGATAGCCTTCCTCACGGACATTACCGGCGTCCCGCAGGTGTGGGAGGTCCCCGCTGGCGGTGGCTGGCCGGACCAGCTCACCTTCCACGAGGAGCGGGTCTCCGGCGTCGAGTACTCCCCGGTCGGTGACAGAGGTGACAGCCTGATGTTCAGCATGGACTCCGGCGGCGATGAGAAGGCTCAGATCCACCTAATCGAAGGCAGCGACGAGTACGACGTCACCCGTGACCCCGACGCCATCCACTACCCCGGCGGTTTCTCCCCCGACGGCTCCCGCATCGCCTACACCGCGACCCGCCGCAACGGCACCGACTTCGACGTCTACGTGCAGCCCCTGGACGCACCGGACGGTGAGCCCGAGATGGTGTGGGAGGTTTCCGGCTACCACACCGTCGCCGACTGGGGCCACGACGGCACTTATCTCATAGTGTCGCGTCATTCATCCAACCTGGACAACGACCTGTATAGCCTCGATCTCGGAAGCGGGGAGGCCCGGCTGCTGACGCCGCACGAGGGGGAGGCGCGGTTCCAGGGTGTTCAGGTCGCGCCGGATGGCACGCGGCTTTTCGTGGCGACCGACCGCGACGGCGACTTCGTGCGGCTGGCGCGCCTGGATGTCTCGACTCTGGAACTGGAGTACCTGACCCCCGACGACCGGGACGTGGAGGAGGTGGAGCTCTCACCGGACGGGAGGTATCTTGCCGTCAGCCGCAACGTGGACGGCTACTCCCAGGTGATGCTCTTCTCGGGCCGGGGCCGCCGGATGCCGGACCCGGAGATCCCCTCCGGTATCGTCGAGGGCTTCGCTTTCTCGCCGGATTCCAGAAGCCTCGCTTTCACGCTAACCGCCCCCGATCGCAACCCCGACGTGTGGGTGCTCGACCTCGGAGCATCCGAAGGCGGGCTGCGGCGCGTCACCCGCTCTGCGACCGCCGGTATACCGCCCGCGACCTTCCGCCGGCCCGAGGTGGTCCGCCACGAGGCGTCCGACGGTCTGGAGATACCCGGCCTCCTGTATGAGCCGGACCGGGAAAACGCGCCGGTGGTGATAAACGTCCACGGAGGTCCCGAAGGTCAGGCCCGGCCCGGATTCGGGGCTGTGACCCAGTATCTGCTACAGCGCGGCTACGCGGTCTACTTGCCCAACGTGCGTGGCTCGACCGGCTACGGTAAACACTACACCCACCTCGACGACGTGCGCCTCAGGATGGACTCCGTCCGGGATCTCGCCGACGCCGCCGGGTGGCTACGGGGGCGCGGCCACGAGAGAGTCGCGGTCATGGGCGGCTCCTACGGTGGCTTTATGGTGCTCGCGGCGATGACGGAGTACCCGGAGCTTTGGAGCGCCGGGGTGGACATCGTCGGCATCGCCAACTTCGTGAGCTTTCTGGAGAACACCGGCAGCTACCGCCGCGCCCTGCGCGAGCCCGAGTACGGCTCGCTGGAGCGGGACCGGGATTTCCTCCAGTCCATAAGCCCCATACACAAGGCGGAAGAGATAGCCGCGCCCCTGATGGTGATCCACGGCAAGAACGACCCCCGAGTGCCGGTCGGGGAGGCCGAGCAGATCGTGGAGCGGGTGCGGGAGAGCGGAGGAGAGGTGGAGTATCTCCTGTACGAGGACGAGGGACACGGCCTCGCCAAGCTGGAGAACCGCCTGGAGGCCTACCCGAAGATAGCCGACTTCCTCGACGTCCACCTCTCCGGTTAG
- a CDS encoding ABC transporter ATP-binding protein — translation METVIRVDSLGKTYGETVAVEEVSFEVGRGEIFGVVGPNGAGKTTIIECLTGMRSPDSGTVEVLGLNPLKNGDDLRRRIGVQLQQAALPDRLKVREALELYSTFYDSPADWRGLMDRWGLTEKRDTVFSTLSGGQQQRLFVALALLNDPEVVFLDELTSGLDPQARRASWDLVRDIRETGKTVVLVTHFMDEAETLCDRVAVVDRGNLVALDTPAALINGLHAESSLSFSTSNGFDPARLRHLPGVSEASRERDRIVVRGESSLLAPVAAELDRRGVAPRNLKMEQATLEDVFLTLTGREMRD, via the coding sequence GTGGAGACCGTGATCCGGGTAGATAGTCTGGGCAAGACCTACGGTGAGACGGTCGCCGTGGAGGAGGTGTCGTTCGAGGTCGGGCGGGGTGAGATCTTCGGCGTCGTCGGCCCGAACGGCGCGGGCAAGACCACGATCATCGAATGTCTGACCGGGATGAGAAGCCCGGACTCCGGGACGGTCGAGGTGCTTGGCCTGAATCCACTGAAAAACGGCGACGATCTCCGCCGGCGCATCGGGGTGCAGCTCCAGCAGGCCGCCCTCCCAGACCGGCTAAAGGTCCGCGAGGCTCTTGAGCTGTACTCCACGTTCTACGACTCCCCGGCCGACTGGCGAGGACTAATGGACCGCTGGGGCCTCACGGAGAAACGGGACACCGTCTTCTCCACGCTCTCCGGCGGCCAGCAACAGCGGCTATTCGTCGCGCTCGCGTTGCTGAACGACCCGGAGGTCGTGTTTCTGGACGAGCTTACGAGCGGCCTCGACCCGCAGGCCCGGCGGGCGAGCTGGGATCTCGTACGAGATATCCGGGAGACTGGAAAGACCGTCGTGCTGGTCACACACTTCATGGACGAGGCCGAGACGCTCTGCGACCGCGTCGCCGTCGTGGACCGGGGGAACCTGGTCGCCCTCGATACCCCGGCGGCGCTTATCAACGGCCTTCACGCGGAGAGCAGCCTGAGCTTCAGCACTTCCAATGGCTTCGACCCGGCTCGTCTGCGGCATCTCCCGGGAGTGTCCGAGGCCTCCAGGGAGCGGGACAGGATCGTGGTTCGCGGAGAAAGCTCGCTGCTCGCCCCCGTCGCCGCCGAGCTGGACCGCCGCGGCGTCGCGCCCCGAAATCTGAAAATGGAACAGGCAACCCTGGAAGACGTCTTTCTCACGCTCACCGGGCGTGAAATGCGGGACTAG
- a CDS encoding ABC transporter permease, whose amino-acid sequence MQALLRLTYTEFKLLLREPAAVFFTLAFPVLVVLLFGSIFGGYPVRGTPLTTIDLYTPAYTGLVIGTVALIGLPTTLASYRERGVLRRLRATPLGPTRILAAHVLVNFVMTLAGIGLLITAAALFLGLQMPHAPGMVFIAITLSSLSFFAVGFLVASLFPSVRVAQAVGQAVFFPMFFLSGSALPLDQMPGWLRSVSDYIPLTYVVRLVQEVWIGDGWNWMAAAILLAILALATLLTARVFRWE is encoded by the coding sequence ATGCAGGCTCTACTCAGGCTCACCTACACGGAGTTCAAGCTGCTCCTGCGGGAACCGGCAGCGGTGTTCTTTACGCTCGCCTTCCCGGTGCTAGTAGTGTTGCTCTTTGGCAGCATCTTCGGCGGGTATCCGGTGCGCGGAACGCCGTTGACCACTATAGACCTCTACACCCCGGCCTACACCGGGCTCGTGATCGGGACGGTGGCGCTGATCGGGCTCCCCACCACGCTCGCCTCCTACCGCGAACGCGGCGTCCTGCGCCGGCTGCGGGCGACCCCTCTCGGTCCGACGCGGATACTCGCCGCCCACGTGCTGGTGAACTTCGTGATGACTCTCGCCGGTATAGGGCTTCTGATCACGGCCGCCGCCCTGTTCCTCGGCCTGCAGATGCCCCACGCTCCGGGCATGGTCTTCATCGCAATAACCCTCTCCAGCCTGAGCTTCTTCGCCGTCGGATTTCTTGTGGCTAGCCTGTTTCCCTCGGTGCGGGTGGCGCAGGCCGTTGGGCAGGCGGTCTTCTTCCCCATGTTTTTCCTCTCGGGGTCGGCTTTGCCGCTGGATCAGATGCCGGGCTGGCTGCGGTCCGTCTCGGACTACATCCCGCTCACCTACGTCGTCCGGCTCGTGCAGGAGGTCTGGATCGGCGACGGCTGGAACTGGATGGCCGCCGCCATACTCCTGGCAATACTCGCCCTGGCGACGCTGCTCACCGCCCGCGTCTTCCGCTGGGAGTAG